In the genome of Streptomyces fagopyri, the window ATCCCCGTGACGATCGCCAAGGCGGACGGCAACCCCGTCAACGCGGCCTCCATGCTGGCGGTCCTCGGCCTGGGCGCCCAGGGCGGCGAGGAGATCGTCCTCGCCTCCGAGGCCGAGGGCGCGGACGCCGCTCTCGACCGGCTGGCCAAGCTGGTCGCGGAAGGCCTCGAGGAGCTTCCCGAGACCGTCTGAGGAACTCCCCTCACGGGGTTCCCGAACGGACGGCGGTGAGGGTCTTCACACCGAAGGACATCGCCACGCGGATATGGCGGAGGGCTCGCCCGAAAACATCGGGCGAGCCCTCCGCTATTTCGAATTACGGGCAGCAGAAATAATCCCCCGCGAATTACCCCTCTTTGTATACGGCCACCGTGTTAATGACGCAGGCCCGTCATGTTTACGGGATGTTGCGAAGTCCTCACACGGTCCGGGCGGTCTCCCCCACCGGGAAACCTCAGCCGGTGCGCGGCCGTCGCGCGCTCGGTGTGCAGCGCCGTGACGGCCCGGGCCCGCTCGCCGTCGCCGCGCGCCACCGCGTCCACGATGCCGCCGTGCTCCGCCCAGGACTCCACCGGATCGGCGGGTGCCTCGACCGTGTACATCCAGGCGATCTTGTGCCGCAACTGAGCCAGCGTGGAGGTCAGCGCGGGGCTGCCGGAGGCCTGCGCGAGCGTCTCGTGGAACCAGCCGCCCAGGGAACGCAGATCCTCGCTGTTCCCCCTCCTGGAG includes:
- a CDS encoding GntR family transcriptional regulator; amino-acid sequence: MRIPAHSVCTAIRDDIVAGVYERGGRLTEELLARRYGVSRVPVREALRTLEAEGFVLTRRHAGACVAEPTEQEAADLLEMRMLLEPLGAYRAAQRRTEAHLKVLRGLVRLGQERSRRGNSEDLRSLGGWFHETLAQASGSPALTSTLAQLRHKIAWMYTVEAPADPVESWAEHGGIVDAVARGDGERARAVTALHTERATAAHRLRFPGGGDRPDRVRTSQHPVNMTGLRH
- a CDS encoding HPr family phosphocarrier protein; its protein translation is MAERRVNVGWAEGLHARPASIFVRAATASGIPVTIAKADGNPVNAASMLAVLGLGAQGGEEIVLASEAEGADAALDRLAKLVAEGLEELPETV